The following proteins are encoded in a genomic region of Brachypodium distachyon strain Bd21 chromosome 1, Brachypodium_distachyon_v3.0, whole genome shotgun sequence:
- the LOC100842270 gene encoding uncharacterized protein LOC100842270 isoform X1: protein MAGPSGAAAAASSSSRGFENNRFYNPPHVRRQQKQQSQAQAQGQLPSSPSPSPSPTGTPRTARQKPAPPAPAETTAVAPSREVDKRVDATVSPSVPSKPSATVKSAKAEVVGAAPAVADEAGNLERFLSSTTPSVPVQYLPKFGCTDRLGIIQMSMRGRRSGDATNLRPYFCLGDLWEAFSEWSFYGAGVPLLLNGSESVIQYYVPSLSAIQLYADPSRLSTNIRHPWEQSDAESMDTGSEDSCGTDADRLRGSLVEAPCPLENGGFQRNDGEVHSPSSRPIFEYLERDPPYGREPLTDKVSILASKFPDLNTFRSCDLLPTSWMSVAWYPIYRIPTGPTLKDLDACFLTFHYLATPFKGIDPSTPVCPSFGGINHCVNAAGKLTLPVFGLAPYKLRSSIWSSDRPEQQQLATSMMQAADDWLRNRQVHHPDFRFFLNHYNTVWR, encoded by the exons atggccggcccgtccggcgccgccgccgccgcgtcttccTCGTCCCGCGGATTCGAAAATAACCGCTTCTACAACCCGCCCCACGtccgccggcagcagaagcagcagagccaggcccaggcccaagGACAGCTCCCGTCATCCCCGTCCccatcgccgtcgccgacggGGACTCCCAGGACGGCGAGGCAGAAGCCCGCGCCTCCTGCCCCGGCAGAGACTACCGCGGTTGCCCCGTCCAGGGAGGTGGACAAGCGGGTGGACGCCACTGTATCCCCGTCGGTCCCGTCCAAGCCATCCGCCACGgtgaagtccgccaaggcagAGGTGGTGGGTgcagcgccggcggtggcggatgAGGCGGGGAATCTCGAGAGGTTCCTCAGTTCCACCACGCCTTCCGTGCCCGTGCAGTATCTTCCCAAG TTTGGTTGTACTGACAGATTAGGTATTATCCAGATGAGCATGAGAGGGCGAAGGAGTGGTGATGCTACAAATTTACGTCCGTATTTCTGCCTTGGAGATCTCTGGGAGGCATTCAGTGAATGGAGTTTCTATGGGGCTGGTGTACCCCTTCTGTTAAATGGCAGTGAATCTGTGATACAATACTATGTGCCTTCACTTTCTGCAATACAGCTATATGCTGACCCATCTAGGCTTTCAACAAATATTAG GCATCCATGGGAGCAAAGTGATGCCGAATCTATGGATACTGGCAGCGAAGATAGCTGTGGAACTGATGCCGACAGGTTAAGAGGTTCGCTTGTGGAAGCTCCATGTCCACTGGAGAATGGTGGATTTCAAAGGAATGATGGTGAAGTGCATTCACCATCCTCTCGTCCAATATTCGAGTACCTGGAGAGAGATCCACCATATGGTAGAGAACCTTTAACAGACAAG GTATCGATTCTTGCAAGCAAGTTTCCAGATTTAAATACATTCAGAAGCTGTGATCTACTGCCAACCAGCTGGATGTCTGTTGCATG GTACCCCATATACAGAATCCCAACTGGACCAACACTCAAGGATCTCGATGCATGTTTCTTGACATTTCATTACTTGGCAACACCTTTCAAGG GTATTGATCCTAGCACACCTGTATGCCCCAGTTTTGGGGGCATCAACCACTGCGTGAATGCAGCTGGTAAACTAACACTGCCTGTCTTTGGACTGGCGCCTTATAAATTGCGGAGTTCAATTTGGTCATCAGACAGgcctgagcagcagcagcttgccACCTCCATGATGCAGGCAGCTGATGACTGGCTTCGCAACCGGCAAGTTCATCATCCAGACTTCCGGTTCTTTCTTAATCACTACAACACAGTGTGGAGATGA
- the LOC100842270 gene encoding uncharacterized protein LOC100842270 isoform X2 codes for MAGPSGAAAAASSSSRGFENNRFYNPPHVRRQQKQQSQAQAQGQLPSSPSPSPSPTGTPRTARQKPAPPAPAETTAVAPSREVDKRVDATVSPSVPSKPSATVKSAKAEVVGAAPAVADEAGNLERFLSSTTPSVPVQYLPKMSMRGRRSGDATNLRPYFCLGDLWEAFSEWSFYGAGVPLLLNGSESVIQYYVPSLSAIQLYADPSRLSTNIRHPWEQSDAESMDTGSEDSCGTDADRLRGSLVEAPCPLENGGFQRNDGEVHSPSSRPIFEYLERDPPYGREPLTDKVSILASKFPDLNTFRSCDLLPTSWMSVAWYPIYRIPTGPTLKDLDACFLTFHYLATPFKGIDPSTPVCPSFGGINHCVNAAGKLTLPVFGLAPYKLRSSIWSSDRPEQQQLATSMMQAADDWLRNRQVHHPDFRFFLNHYNTVWR; via the exons atggccggcccgtccggcgccgccgccgccgcgtcttccTCGTCCCGCGGATTCGAAAATAACCGCTTCTACAACCCGCCCCACGtccgccggcagcagaagcagcagagccaggcccaggcccaagGACAGCTCCCGTCATCCCCGTCCccatcgccgtcgccgacggGGACTCCCAGGACGGCGAGGCAGAAGCCCGCGCCTCCTGCCCCGGCAGAGACTACCGCGGTTGCCCCGTCCAGGGAGGTGGACAAGCGGGTGGACGCCACTGTATCCCCGTCGGTCCCGTCCAAGCCATCCGCCACGgtgaagtccgccaaggcagAGGTGGTGGGTgcagcgccggcggtggcggatgAGGCGGGGAATCTCGAGAGGTTCCTCAGTTCCACCACGCCTTCCGTGCCCGTGCAGTATCTTCCCAAG ATGAGCATGAGAGGGCGAAGGAGTGGTGATGCTACAAATTTACGTCCGTATTTCTGCCTTGGAGATCTCTGGGAGGCATTCAGTGAATGGAGTTTCTATGGGGCTGGTGTACCCCTTCTGTTAAATGGCAGTGAATCTGTGATACAATACTATGTGCCTTCACTTTCTGCAATACAGCTATATGCTGACCCATCTAGGCTTTCAACAAATATTAG GCATCCATGGGAGCAAAGTGATGCCGAATCTATGGATACTGGCAGCGAAGATAGCTGTGGAACTGATGCCGACAGGTTAAGAGGTTCGCTTGTGGAAGCTCCATGTCCACTGGAGAATGGTGGATTTCAAAGGAATGATGGTGAAGTGCATTCACCATCCTCTCGTCCAATATTCGAGTACCTGGAGAGAGATCCACCATATGGTAGAGAACCTTTAACAGACAAG GTATCGATTCTTGCAAGCAAGTTTCCAGATTTAAATACATTCAGAAGCTGTGATCTACTGCCAACCAGCTGGATGTCTGTTGCATG GTACCCCATATACAGAATCCCAACTGGACCAACACTCAAGGATCTCGATGCATGTTTCTTGACATTTCATTACTTGGCAACACCTTTCAAGG GTATTGATCCTAGCACACCTGTATGCCCCAGTTTTGGGGGCATCAACCACTGCGTGAATGCAGCTGGTAAACTAACACTGCCTGTCTTTGGACTGGCGCCTTATAAATTGCGGAGTTCAATTTGGTCATCAGACAGgcctgagcagcagcagcttgccACCTCCATGATGCAGGCAGCTGATGACTGGCTTCGCAACCGGCAAGTTCATCATCCAGACTTCCGGTTCTTTCTTAATCACTACAACACAGTGTGGAGATGA
- the LOC100842784 gene encoding protein transport protein SEC13 homolog B: MLSKKIELDHKDMIHDSAIDYYGKRLATASSDYTVKVVSIGGASAPSKLLATLSGHYGPVWRVAWAHPKYGAILASCSYDGRVIIWKEGTGGHWSQAHVFADHKSSVNSIAWAPYEVGLCLACACSDGNIYIMTIRADGGWDTATIERAHPVGATAISWAPATALGLLASSGEVVCKLVSGGFDSVVKVWEFTNGSWNLDSALPSDMHTDCVRDVAWPPVLGLAKSTIASACQDGKVVIWTRVKDGDKWQGMVMHDFKTPVWRVSWSLTGNILSVAAGESNITLWKEASGGQWEEVLKVEP, translated from the coding sequence ATGTTGTCAAAGAAAATAGAGTTGGACCACAAGGACATGATCCATGATTCTGCCATCGACTACTACGGAAAGCGCCTTGCCACTGCCTCCTCAGACTACACAGTGAAGGTCGTGAGTATTGGGGGTGCATCAGCCCCATCCAAGCTCCTCGCAACGCTAAGTGGCCACTATGGCCCCGTGTGGCGTGTTGCATGGGCCCATCCTAAGTATGGAGCCATCCTCGCATCATGCAGCTATGATGGACGTGTAATTATCTGGAAGGAGGGTACTGGGGGTCATTGGTCTCAAGCACATGTATTTGCAGACCACAAGTCCTCTGTCAATTCCATTGCTTGGGCACCATACGAGGTAGGACTTTGCCTTGCCTGTGCTTGTTCCGATGGTaacatatatatcatgacTATACGAGCTGATGGGGGATGGGACACTGCAACCATTGAGCGTGCACACCCTGTTGGTGCAACAGCGATCTCATGGGCTCCAGCAACAGCACTTGGTTTACTGGCTAGTTCAGGGGAGGTTGTTTGTAAGCTTGTCTCTGGTGGTTTTGACTCTGTCGTCAAAGTTTGGGAATTTACCAATGGTAGCTGGAATCTGGACAGCGCTCTTCCTTCAGACATGCACACAGATTGTGTGAGGGATGTTGCATGGCCACCAGTTTTAGGCTTGGCTAAGTCGACCATTGCCAGTGCTTGCCAAGACGGGAAGGTTGTCATTTGGACCAGAGTCAAAGACGGTGATAAGTGGCAGGGAATGGTCATGCACGACTTTAAAACCCCTGTGTGGAGGGTCTCCTGGTCCTTGACTGGAAACATATTGTCTGTAGCTGCCGGTGAGAGCAACATAACACTCTGGAAGGAAGCATCAGGCGGGCAATGGGAAGAGGTGCTGAAGGTTGAGCCGTAG
- the LOC104581679 gene encoding leucine-rich repeat extensin-like protein 3 has protein sequence MAFPHQQLLLPLLLLLLLVFSPSPRPAAAQPPPPLVQQFYYYSPPPPSPSARLTAPPPPCNCEKTPPPPPAAGIYTPVPPGHYGFLSAGAQAPAGGQLLPRLICAAATAALLVFCC, from the coding sequence ATGGCATTCCCCCACCAAcaactcctcctccccctgctgctgctgctgctcctcgtcttctcgccgtcgccgcggccggccgccgcgcagccgccgccgccgctggtgcAGCAGTTCTACTACTactctcctcccccgccgtcgccgtcggcgcGCCTCaccgcgcccccgccgccgtgcaATTGCGagaagacgccgccgccgccgccggccgcggggATCTACACCCCCGTGCCGCCCGGGCACTACGGGTTCTTGTCTGCCGGGGCCCAGGCGCCGGCCGGAGGACAGCTCCTTCCGCGGCTGATTTGCGCTGCTGCCACTGCTGCACTTCTTGTATTCTGTTGTTAA